TTCTTCAGATTGTCAAGTTCAGAAGGTATAGTCCCTTCGATGTTGTTTTTTGTACAGCTCCCTGAGTCGATCAATTATAACACAAGTAATAAAGTTAGTTTACATTGTTACAAAATCAATCTcacagtttcaaaaaaaaaaaaaatcaatctcaTAGTGGGTGCTTTAGCTTGCGCTTTATGGTACGTAACTTTATTTTCACTATCTAATTTTATCCTAGCTGGTAGtggaaaaaaaagttaaattttttatggaAAAGTGCAAAGCCAAAAGAGTGATGACATACAAATACTGTAAATGTTCGAGCTTCCCAAGCTCAGGTGCAAGATGTCCTGAAAGGTTTGAATTGCCTAAATCCCtgccaaaaattaaaaaaaaaacgttgaaTCAGAGATACACTTTTAAGAGCTAAGAGATAAGGAGATGTAATCAGTTACAACGAATCCAAGATTATTCTAAAAGCGTAAGAAACTCACAGAGTAGGTACTAAAGAGTAATATAAATAAGTAACAAAGCACAGAAAAAAATCATGAAGTACAAGCAAAATTAATAGATGGAACAACTATTGGGGATTCTTTCGAGCCTTTTAAGGAATCCAAtgactagagagagagatatacaCTGTGCAAAACCTGAGAGAGCTTTAGATTTCCCCCTTTTCATAATGGAATACTGAGCTAGaaaaatttccttttttctttaaaaaaaaatcgtacTCTCTGCATATGAAGCTTCGGAAAGGACAAAATCATGAACCTTAAAGTCACCCCATtttgaagaagaagtgtttccaAAGACAAAAGGAAGGCTGAATCATCATCAAATCAACTAAATCCACAATTCCCCACCCCCCCATTTGATTTGACAATagttaaaaagagaaaacaaacaaaaagccaAGCCTGGTGAACTAATCAAACCCAACTTTCTATCATACATGTTCATGAAATCTTCTTATTAGTTTTACAGAATTGCCCATAAGAAATATTGTTTGCTCTTTCTCAATTTAACAATCTCTAACAAAGTAACAACAAATCAATTATGGTCAAGCTTTATCTTTACATCTTCCCCAGTGACAAAATACAACAAAACATAACAGATTCGACTAAAGGAAAGCTTTATAGAAGCAATCCAAAATTAGAAACTAAAACCTAAAAATAGAGACTTTGTATCAACAGGAATCTACCATAGATTCTCAGACGAATCAACTTCTCAGAACAGGaactaaagagagagagagagagaggagagagaggatcTTACACACGAGTGACGCGGTTGTCTTGGTTACAGGTGACATGGAACCAGGTACAAGGGTTAACAAGAGTCGGATCCCAGCTCTGTAGCACATGGTCTGGATCCGATAAGCTCCGGCGAAGCGCGTAAAGAGCATCTCCTTCCGAGTTCGCCTCCACCAGGTGAATCAGAGCTAAGGTTAGGGTTAGAGAAGCCGCGAGGAGCTCCCACCGACAGTTTCGGAACGCCATGTGAGCTTATCGGAAAGGGGAATTGAGTAAAGCTAGTTTCTTTTTTATGATcggagaaattagggtttcgtcGCACCTCTCCcttttgctctctctctctatttgttGAAGTTGAAGAAAATTGATTGATTATGCGATTTGGTGTTGGGAACGACGGAGAGAAGAAAGACTTCTCTACTTCCTgtcttttttgtttcctttacttttaatattcttgtctttctttattttctttaatcttttttttttattaatcaagcTGTTTATTTGAACACTGTCTTGTAGTGATTTGTGATAATAACACAATGCTGTCTTACCATCgatatttaaatctatattttaatgaatactgttggaaaaataataatcaaataaacGCACTGAAACAATTCTTCATTTGAAAAAATGTGAAACAAATAAAGAAGAGTATATTTAAATACAATTGTACTTTAAGTGGAGCTGTATTCTCCACGATATATGAGAATATGTCGAGAATATGAATTACTTTGGCTTGAACTTTAatccatttttaatattatacaatttttagataataaacTCAGTCAATTGTATATAATAAACTtagttacaatttttaaaaagtgatttttttttcttcggaTTTATTTGAGTTTTAACAGTTGAGCGTTAattttaagaagaagaagaaaaaggaaaagtctTGTGACtttatttttgggtttaaaaGTCTTCTAGTAAATTCGTTGAGTAAAGCAGTAAAAGaggtgttgacaaaaaaaaaaaaaaaaaaaaaaagcagtaaAAGAGGTGTTGCGTTGGTCAAAATTGGAAACTAGAGTTCACACGGAAACAAACAGTGCTTCTCCTTTGTGCACACACACTATTCTTTGTGTATGATATTCGCTTTTTGCGTATAGTTTGGTACAAACGCTCTATCATTCATTCGATGGAATGTGAGTTCTGTGCACTAACGAACAAAAAGAGAGGAACTGAGTGCAAACTTAAGAATTAGGATTTAATCAAAGTCAATGGTATTCGATTCTTAATATGGAATCTGATCCGACCAACACATACTTAACACTTAAATGTCGGAATAATCACCAACTCCACTTCTTCCTACACtattaaataaagaaaaggaGGCTAGATGACTAAATAAATGGTAGAAATTGTCAATTCACAGAGTATCAAAACCTTCCTCCTTTTCTTCAATCGTATTTGTAGACAAAGCCGACCACTACAAGATTTTCAGAATGCAATATATTCTTAGTCTGCAACTTCGATTGGTCACACACCACTAGCATTATTATTATAGTGTAGCATACATATGGATTTGATATACTGCTTACGAAAATCACATTCACAACTAATGTTATTATGTTATAGGAATTCAACACTGGCATAAGAATTCTTCACGTGCAACAGAGTGCGTTACAACTAGTTATAGACATACAAGGTGAGAAAACATTAAGCCGCTCTACAACAAACAGACGAAACAGGAAAAACAGAAGTGGTCTCTAGAGAGTAATGATTTTCCTGTGGAGTTGATGTGCTTCATGACCATGGTGGTGGTCATGATCATGGAAGAGAAGGGTTAAAACACCTACCAGACACAGGACCGAACCAACCAGTAGTTTGTCGTATCGCTCCACCCAGTGAAACTTCAGCTGGCTTGCACCATAGAACGATAGAGCTACCAGCGATGTCATCACCAAAATGGTGCTGCCCaaagaaaatatcaaatcatttcAGACATACTATGTTCTTTCCCTTGTAAAACCATTTTAGAACATTGTGTTTTACTGAAGCACAAAACATGTGACAGAGCAGTAGTTTTAGTCTCACCTGATGAGCAGAACTATGATGGCGAGAATCATCATGGGCTTTGAGTTTCCAACAGCGAGGAAAACAGGGAGAGTGGTTGCACAAGGAGATAACGCGGGAACAAGGACAAGGCCAGCAACAGCCATCTTCTCCATGGGCTGGTTATGAGAATGATTGTGACCTCCTTTACCAGCCAAAAAGAGCAAGATGTAGCTTCCACCGAGAAACACAAGCAAAAGGGAAGCCAGCTTGTGAACAGTCTCTTCACCGGCAATGGTGTCAGCCATTGTGATGGCTGTAATACCAAGAAGGGCAGTGGATATGACATGCAAGACTGCTCCAAATGCAGCTGacaaaaatcagaaaacaaaaCGTATGGGTGAACATACACAGCAAAACAGAAAGCTAACGGAGTTGAACCATGCATGCCCTGTATCCCTAACGATCTCTATATCTAACTCAAATCAAACAATGCCTTAGGATTAGATATGACTCATCAAAATGCAGAAAGGGAAACGTACTGACGAAGAGGGTTCTGGAAAGCGTCCATTTCTGAGCGCGTCCGACGATGGAGAAAGGTAACCAATGCGTCGGAATGAACGAATGAAGGAGCGACACTGTCGCGATTCCGCCGATCGTCGACAGATCCTCCGCGCTGAACGTATCCATTctgagtcttcttcttcttccgtcaaatTGAGGAACAGCAGCAAGATCTGACTGAGGAAGACGAAGCTCAGATAACCGTAATAACCGAAGCAGTCCGGGTAATCGGATCATTGAGGATTCGAATTATGTATCCAATCGAACcaacagaaaagaaaaactcaaCCGAACCGAAGTGAACCATTTCTTATGTAAAAGGCTACGCTAAGGGCccaatacaattatttttgttttcagctTATCGAGCCCAATTATAAATATCTGGCCACGTGTAAGACCACTCGCAATATTCGCCACCGTCTTCTGAAACACTGCAACAATAAATTAGTGTTCtctgggaaaaaaaaaaaaaaaaacagaatcaaaCCAAATTGATCTAGCCGAATTAAAACCaacccaaaccaaactaaaatacATGCCTAAatcattttatcaaaaattttatCAATCCAAACGGTTCAGTTTGAatcagttttaaattaaactgaaCTGAAAAATCCAAagtgttttaattatatttaccaaatatattaattaagatttaagatatttaccaaataactataaaaataactaaatgtatttttatacattttagttctaaattaatagaaaaaaacacaactaaaattaaaataaaggaATATGAATCTCTTGTTTCTCTCGATTTTGAATGAATCCAAAGCTGATTTTCATATTAATCCTATGGTTTATGAATCTTGGCTTTTAGATCGTCTTCTCACTTCAATTTCCTTGTTTGTTTTGTACATGGACAAATACTGAAGTAATGTTGTAATAACTtcctcttttattttgttttcattatgaTTATGGACTGTACTGCACAAAGAGTAAtagattattgttattgttaaGACAAAAAAAGCTAGTTAACATAGAACAAAGAACATCTTACTTCCTTAACTCAGATTCATATAGTAGTTATATCATCGATTGTTTTACAATGAAAATCGTGTCATTCTAGTGACGGAACTAAAAAAAGAGTTCACTAGGgtcaaaaatttatatatatataaaattgccTACTTATTAGAAGGGTCAAAAATGATCGTTGTCCCGCGCAAATGTCTTTATTCGCAtttctttaattaaaaacaaatgaaaaaaacaaatattcaatCGAACCAACAAATAACTCACTCATCCGAACCGGAATAAACCACATTTAACGCTAGATTGGTGTAAGAAGCAGACGCTAAGGGCCCAATCTGATTATTAATGTTTTCGGCTTTCCAAGcccattataaatatttaaccacTTGTACACCTCTAACCTTACTCGCAATCACCATTCACCACCGTCCGTCCATATAACCAAGAGACATAAAACGCGCGTTTCCGAAACGCTGCGACATACAATTAGCGTTCTTAGTCAGTCAAAGCGGAGGCAAAACTGTTACAGAAGACGggagggaggatgaagaagatctcGGTGATTCTCATGGGATGTGGAGGCGTTGGCCGACAACTTCTTCAACACATTGTCTCTTTCCGATCGCTTCACGCCAAAATGGTATTTCTCTCTATTTCGAATGAATCCGAAGCTGACTGATGTCAATGTATGGACAAATACTGTAAGTAGTTCTGTAGTAAAAATCctccttttgttttgtttttcattttgggGACAGGGAGTTCATTTACGGGTGGTTGGAGTCAGTGACAGTAAATCCTTAGTTGTTCCAGTGGATGTGCTCAAAGAGGAGCTTGATGATGAACTCTTGTCTGAAGTTTGCAGTGTCAAATCGGCTGGTTCTGCTTTGACGACGCTTGGTGCTTTAGGTGAGAGTGACTCTTTCACCAATCATGGTCGgaatgataataataaaaatctgTTTTCAATCACAGGAAAAGGTGAATATCGCGTGTTCAATGGTTCTGAGTCAAGAAGAGAAACGGAGGGAATTGCACAACTTCTGGGTAAATCTACAGGTCAGCGTTAGTGTTAGGCCTTTTAATATAATGCATGTAGGTTCAATACATTATTTTCGGAGTTCTTTTAAGATtaaagtcttttttttgtttgttataggCTTAGTTGTTGTGGATTGCTCAGCGAGCAGTGAAACGGTTGAAATATTGACAAAGGCAGTTGAATTGGGTTGCTGTGCTGTCCTTGCAAATAAGAAGCCTCTTACTTCAACACTGGTAGCTTCTTTATTACTAATTTACTAGTTACCATTTCTGCATTGTTATGAATGTGGAGGCATATGCATCAACATGTTCACCTGAGTTGTTTCTCTCCCTTTTGGTTTTGCTGTGGTGACGAATAAGTTCATCTGGAGACAGCATAGAGTCTTGAACATTTGTTGGTTGTTTCAAGCAGAAAATGATGCTTTGTTCAATCGAATTCTCCTAACTTCACAACCTAATAGTCACGTGTTACATATTTTTCTCATCTTGTCTTCTCCGCAGGAACATTATGACAAGTTGGTTTTGGATCCTCGACGTATCCGCCATGAATCCACTGTAGGTGAAACACGGCCTTTATATAGAGTTGACactattaaaatcatatttttttagtcTTTGATAATGAAACTGACATTATTACTTTTCTACCTAATCATAAGTGTGATGATATGGCTGGTTGTGTAGTGAAAAAAACCTTAAAGTTCTTGCTCTGCTTTTTTATATACAGGTTGGTGCTGGGCTTCCTGTCATTGCGTCCATGAACCGCATTATTTCATCTGGAGATCCTGTTCATAGTATTGTCGGTAGTTTGAGCGGTAATCACACTTACAGATGCAATTCATTTTACTGTGATAGTGTTGTAGatgtttttcattgtttttatcCGAATTTAGGCATGTACAGTTTATtagtgaatatatatgtatcttcATTCATTTGTAATAGGTACCTTGGGATATGTAATGAGTGAGCTTGAAGATGGAAGGCCTCTAAGTCAAGTTGTTCGAGCTGCCAAAACGCTGGGGTACACTGAGCCAGGTTTGTTCCAGTTTTATTTAGTCATCATGGCACAGAGAGTATCATGTTTTGTCAACTGCTTTCTTTTAGCAGCACTAGATTTAAGTAGATAGCTATCTTCCTGCCTTCCTCTACTCTATAATATGTTTTGTAGATTGACAATATGCTCCAACTTGCTTTGTCCTTATAATTGGTTTCGCCTTGCCACATAAtcgatgaaaagaaaaaatcacgTTTGAATGTTCTAAATATGATGTCTGATTGACATgttctatctattttttttttctgtcacaGATCCACGTGACGACCTCAGTGGCATGGATGTTGCTAGAAAGGTACAGACATATAGCTATTGTATCGTTTGTGAGAGACTAACAGTTAAAATGCATGTGTACCTTATGGACGATATTTCTTTCATAAAAGCATAGCATTGTATTTCACAAATACCATTTCAAGCAAAATACTTTTGTTAAGGAGAgattttttaatacaaaaattttATGTATCTCAACTATGTTGTTTTTTATGTCATGATAGGCTTTGATTCTTGCTCGACTTCTTGGGAAAAGGATAGTTATGGATAGCATAAAGGTATGAACCATTTCTTAAAACTTTTCATTGTCAATCTTTTTGAATCCTATGCTGTGATCTATGTTTGATGAAACAACTCTCTTTCGAGTCAACTTTCAGTTGAAATTGTGGCTGGTGAAATCTTGTTCGCCTTTGTTTTTAACTGTGAAGTTATAACTGAGCTTTAGAGATGCTGCTCTCAGTCGTGTCTGAACATTTGTTGTGCTTTCTTGATTCCGAAAAGAATGGCTCTTAACAAAACTTCTTTTATCAATTTTTGTCTGACATAATTGTAGATAGAGAGCTTGTACCCTGAAGAGATGAGACCTGGAGTCATGACTGTGGATGATTTCCTCCAAAATGGAATAGCAAAACTTGATCAGAACATTGAGGATAGAGTTAAAAAAGCTTCATCAAACGGCTGTGTGCTTCGTTATGTTTGTATGATTGAGGGCTCAAGGTAAATAACTGAGTAGTATCTTcctaattatattggtaaacaCATGCAACTGAAGTCACCCATAGAATGCTAGTGTACAATCTGTCTGATTTCGAATTTCACGGTCTCTCAACAGTGTTCAAGTTGGCATTCGAGAAGTTCCAAAAGATTCACCACTGGGACGACTAAGAGGCAGTGACAATATAGTAAGTTTGTCATAAGACTCTTTTGTTAAATCTTTCATGAAACTGCCTCGCGGAAGACGAAATAAACATAGACTTTTGTTTAAACGGCTCACCAGTGCCCTTGTAAACAATGTGACCTCTTAAGCTCACATTATTACAATATACTTCCTTCTGTATATTGCCTCGCGAGGATTAAGTGATTGAATTGATTGGAAAACCTGCAGGTAGAGATACGTAGCCGTTGCTACAAGGAGCAACCTTTGGTGATTCAAGGAGCCGGAGCCGGGAACGACACGACTGCAGCCGGTGTTCTTGCAGACATCATCGACATGCAGGATCTTTTCCCTTGAGAGAGCATGTGGTTTGGTCTTATCACAGTAATAATAAACCTTAATTTTCAAGGATTGTTTTTATTCATCATAAAAGACCATGGCCGCTCCTTACATTGCAATAAAAAGCTTCTCTTTTGTGAGTGTTTACGTTGACAAATCGAAGATGGTTTTATCTTAACATAAAAAGCTTTGACTGAAAAACAGAACAGCATTACTGAAGTGCTCAGACGGACAAAACGTTGTCGCTTGATATCTCAGTATGATCAACCTGGTTCTTGGGATCAAGAGCCATCTCCCTAAGCCGGAGAAGACTCCCAGTAGCCAAGATCGCCTTAGGGTTAATATCATGAAGCGACCTAAGATACAAACTCTGACAAGCCTTACTCGCCGCCTCGCACACTTCCCTATCTTCCCCTTTCATCCCCATCAAGCAATGCCCCAAGATCCTCAGTATCGGCTGCACAAGCTCCCACGGCAGAGGAATCCGTCCACTGTCTTTCTCAGACCTTCCTCCCAAGCCAACACTCTCTTCCTCAGGGATCAAACCTCGTGgctgctcctcctcctccctctcTCCGTTCTGCCCCGCCCATTTCTCGCACGACTCGCAGAAGTTAAGCTTGGACTCACGCGGCATCATCGAGATCTTACCATAGTAAAGCTCCAACGCCACGCCAACGATCCGCGCGCGTCGCGTGGATCTCACGGTACCGTGCGGATCAAGCGTCGAGGAGATAACGGCTATGTTTAGACACGTGGAGTTATTCTTCGCTGGACCTTTGGATTCATGGTAAATACTAGCGTGCGAGAGATCGGGGATGTTGACGGTTACGGCCTGGCCCGCGCGCGAGGTGGTCTCGTGCGCGTAGAGAGCGAGCAGCACGGCTTCGAATCCGGCCTGAGGCTGCCGGAGAGGGACGCGTGAGAGGTAGAGTCCAGCGATCAGAGGGACGAAGCGGAGGACGAGGAGCTGAAGTTGAGGCTCCGAGGACTGGAACGTATCGTAAAGCCAGCGGCAGAGGTTGTTGTCCCCCGCGCCTGAGTCCGGGAGCTGGAGGAGAGAGGAGATCGCGGCGGAGACGGCGTTGTCTTCGAGGAGGAGGGAGATTGTGGAAGGGATGGTGGCGGTTGTTACGATTGAGGATAAGGATTGTAACGCTGTTTGACATTTCGCATTGGTGTCTGAGTCGTTTGCCACGGGGGGTTCTGAGACGCCGGTGATCGCCGGAGGAGGTGGAGAGTCGTGGGTTGGGGATGAATCAGACATTTTTGGAGCTTTGAGGTTGATCGAGAGGACGAGGTCGTAATATGAaaagtttgaaaaaataaacgcAGCGAAAATAGGATGAGATCTTGAccgttgaatatttttttaatccgaCGGTTATAATACCACCGTTCTTAGACCATTaaacattttgaaaatgaaaaaaaatgatttattgaCAATATTTTCTGAGGCTTTTGCTTAGCGGTTGGTTCTCCTTCTCCAATCTTCTTCATCTCATCAAATTCGATCTGAGAAATTAGGGCGACGTTGATTTGGGCGAAAAATCTCTTCTCTGTTACGACTATTTGAGGTGCGTAGATTATGGCTTTCTCATTGTTCGTTGCTATAAGATTTTACAAATCTCTTTCTAGGGTTTGATTGTTAATCGAATTAGGGATATTCATTTGACGTGAAATTGAGTTTCGTTTCGTTATGAATCTGTTGAATTGAATCGTTTTCtcgtttttttctctttaagcTTAGCTGGGATTCGTCTCTGGAGCTGTAGATTTTTCAGATCCGGTTTGGGTCGTTTCTGAGACGCTTGGTTGGATTTTTCATGGAATTTGAGTGCCAAGAGAGAGCTGAAGTATCGATTGTTGGCGAAGGTTTGTCTAATCAAGGAGCTGAGTTGAGAATAGGAGATGGGTCTGTCGAGGTTCCATGTGTGAAGCTTTGTTATCAGCAAAAGAAGGCAACTTTGGTGGTGCCCAGGGACAAGGATTTGTCTACAAATACTCATCGATACACCATTATCGATTTGCCTCAGGCTTTGATATCCGAGATTCTTAACTGCCTTGACCCAAAAGAGTTGGGCCTTGTGTCCTGTGTTTCGACTTGTCTGCATAGGTTAGCTTCGGAGCATCACGCGTGGAAAGGCTTCTACTGCGAGAGATGGGGGCTACCCGTCGTATTCGGGGGTAAAACTTCTGAAGAGAGGTCATGGAAAGAGCTGTTTATTGAGAGGGAGTTTAGGAGCAAGACGTTTTTAGGACGTCATAGTATTGACACCCTTTATGGTCACACTGAAGCAGTTCGTACTGTGTTTCTTTTAGCTTCTGCTAAGCTCATTTTCACTTCTGGATATGACTGCGTTGTCCGGATGTGGGGAATGGAAGAAGGCTTGTCTATTGCAGCGTCTAAACCGCTTGGTTGTACTATTAGAGCAGTTGCGGCTGATACGAAGCTCTTGGTAGCTGGCGGTACTGATGGTTTTATACATTGCTGGAAAGCAGTGGATGGTCTGACAGACTTGTTTGACCTCACGGGTTTTCAGAAAGAGAAGACAAAGTTTCGC
Above is a window of Brassica napus cultivar Da-Ae chromosome A10, Da-Ae, whole genome shotgun sequence DNA encoding:
- the LOC106371695 gene encoding bifunctional aspartokinase/homoserine dehydrogenase 1, whose product is MKKISVILMGCGGVGRQLLQHIVSFRSLHAKMGVHLRVVGVSDSKSLVVPVDVLKEELDDELLSEVCSVKSAGSALTTLGALGKGEYRVFNGSESRRETEGIAQLLGKSTGLVVVDCSASSETVEILTKAVELGCCAVLANKKPLTSTLEHYDKLVLDPRRIRHESTVGAGLPVIASMNRIISSGDPVHSIVGSLSGTLGYVMSELEDGRPLSQVVRAAKTLGYTEPDPRDDLSGMDVARKALILARLLGKRIVMDSIKIESLYPEEMRPGVMTVDDFLQNGIAKLDQNIEDRVKKASSNGCVLRYVCMIEGSSVQVGIREVPKDSPLGRLRGSDNIVEIRSRCYKEQPLVIQGAGAGNDTTAAGVLADIIDMQDLFP
- the LOC106371697 gene encoding uncharacterized protein LOC106371697 gives rise to the protein MSDSSPTHDSPPPPAITGVSEPPVANDSDTNAKCQTALQSLSSIVTTATIPSTISLLLEDNAVSAAISSLLQLPDSGAGDNNLCRWLYDTFQSSEPQLQLLVLRFVPLIAGLYLSRVPLRQPQAGFEAVLLALYAHETTSRAGQAVTVNIPDLSHASIYHESKGPAKNNSTCLNIAVISSTLDPHGTVRSTRRARIVGVALELYYGKISMMPRESKLNFCESCEKWAGQNGEREEEEQPRGLIPEEESVGLGGRSEKDSGRIPLPWELVQPILRILGHCLMGMKGEDREVCEAASKACQSLYLRSLHDINPKAILATGSLLRLREMALDPKNQVDHTEISSDNVLSV
- the LOC106370428 gene encoding uncharacterized protein LOC106370428, which produces MIRLPGLLRLLRLSELRLPQSDLAAVPQFDGRRRRLRMDTFSAEDLSTIGGIATVSLLHSFIPTHWLPFSIVGRAQKWTLSRTLFVTAFGAVLHVISTALLGITAITMADTIAGEETVHKLASLLLVFLGGSYILLFLAGKGGHNHSHNQPMEKMAVAGLVLVPALSPCATTLPVFLAVGNSKPMMILAIIVLLISTILVMTSLVALSFYGASQLKFHWVERYDKLLVGSVLCLVGVLTLLFHDHDHHHGHEAHQLHRKIITL